The Arachis hypogaea cultivar Tifrunner chromosome 19, arahy.Tifrunner.gnm2.J5K5, whole genome shotgun sequence genome has a window encoding:
- the LOC140182426 gene encoding uncharacterized protein — MLNKIEYSIECGFWEDNWVQGGTLKGSHPRLYSISSQQGLVIGECGFWDGLDWIWNFQWRRALFQWELELVNQLHERLRPVRLSSGREDNVVWKFENKGIFSTSSVIQAIQAETLSAEITSYSFTSSIWKGFVPPRIELFGWFVLVGRVNTKERLTKLGVNILGDSMCVLCTKELESVEHLFLRCEVTWQVWCKWLRLLGREWVIPGTVKEMFESWHGMHNRQQGKKMWMSVFFAVIWNIWLERNARIFKNARASLEVIHTRTLMSYTEWSGGDPGGG, encoded by the coding sequence atgttaaacaaaatagaatattcaattgAGTGTGGTTTTTGGGAAGATAACTGGGTTCAAGGTGGTACTCTGAAAGGAAGTCATCCGAGACTCTACTCTATTTCCAGTCAGCAAGGACTTGTCATCGGGGAGTGTGGTTTTTGGGATGGGCTTGATTGGATTTGGAATTTTCAATGGAGGAGGGCACTGTTCCAATGGGAGCTGGAGCTTGTCAATCAACTGCATGAGAGGTTAAGGCCAGTGAGGTTATCATCAGGTAGGGAGGACAATGTGGTGTGGAAGTTTGAAAATAAAGGTATTTTCTCTACTAGTTCTGTGATCCAGGCTATACAAGCGGAGACATTATCAGCTGAGATAACGAGTTATAGCTTCACAAGTTCCATTTGGAAAGGTTTCGTCCCTCCGAGAATTGAGCTCTTTGGGTGGTTTGTGCTAGTGGGTAGAGTTAACACCAAGGAGCGGCTGACTAAACTAGGAGTCAACATTCTGGGGGATAGTATGTGTGTACTGTGTACCAAGGAATTAGAATCTGTTGAGCATTTATTCCTTAGGTGTGAGGtaacatggcaggtgtggtgcaaGTGGCTGAGGTTACTAGGAAGGGAGTGGGTGATTCCCGGAACTgttaaagaaatgtttgaaaGTTGGCATGGAATGCATAATAGACAACAGGGGAAGAAGATGTGGATGTCAGTGTTCTTTGCAGTGATTTGGAACATCTGGTTGGAACGGAATGCACGAATCTTCAAGAATGCAAGAGCAAGCCTGGAGGTCATACACACAAGGACGTTGATGAGCTACACGGAATGGAGTGGTGGTGATCCTGGGGGAGGATGA
- the LOC112777272 gene encoding uncharacterized protein, which produces MRFWIWGLNLVLILSILSQFSKIAAEEASPSQAPICSEEDRASLLRFKAGILQDTTETLSSWTGKDCCDGGWEGVQCNPSTGRVNVLQIQRPERDSDTFMKGTLSPSLGNLHFLEVLIISGMKHITGPIPPSLSNLTRLTQLVLEDNSLGGYIPPSLGRLSLLQTLSLSGNHLKGQIPPTLGSLRNLVQINLARNLLSGPIPLSFKPLRNMQYIDLSYNLLSGSIPDCIGEFKNLTYIDLSNNQLAGRIPLSLFSLVNLLDLSLSFNKLTGIIPDQFGSLKSLTTLQLSSNQLTGHVPLSISRLQNIWYLNVSRNGLSDPLPAIPPKGIPSLLSIDLSYNNLSLGSIPDWIRTKQLKDVHLAGCKLKGPLPHFNRPDSLNSIDLSDNYLVGGISNFFTNMSSLQMVKLSNNQLKFDISQMKAPEGLSSIDLHGNQLVGSLSTILNNRTTSSLEVIDVSNNFISGRIPEFIEGSSLKVLNLGCNQISGSLPVSISNLMELERLDISRNHISGSIPTGLGQLVKLQWLDISINGLTGQIPSSLSQISNLKHANFRANRLCGEIPQTRPFNIFPPVAYAHNSCLCGKPLQPCKGNLQKKKIGQ; this is translated from the coding sequence ATGCGattttggatatggggtctgaacCTTGTTCTCATACTTTCAATCCTCAGCCAGTTCTCAAAAATTGCTGCAGAGGAAGCTTCACCATCACAGGCTCCAATCTGTTCAGAAGAAGATAGAGCTTCTCTGCTCAGATTCAAAGCAGGGATACTGCAGGACACAACAGAGACACTGTCTTCATGGACTGGAAAAGACTGCTGTGACGGCGGTTGGGAAGGAGTTCAATGCAATCCTTCGACGGGGCGAGTCAATGTGCTGCAAATACAGAGGCCTGAAAGAGATAGTGACACATTCATGAAGGGAACTCTGTCTCCTTCATTAGGCAATTTGCACTTTCTAGAGGTATTGATTATCAGTGGAATGAAGCATATTACTGGACCAATTCCTCCTAGCTTATCGAATTTAACCCGCCTTACGCAGCTAGTTCTCGAAGACAATTCTCTTGGAGGTTACATTCCTCCCAGTTTAGGCCGTTTATCATTGCTGCAGACACTTTCACTTAGTGGAAACCATCTCAAGGGGCAAATCCCTCCAACACTAGGGAGTCTGAGAAACCTTGTCCAGATCAATTTGGCAAGAAATCTCTTGTCAGGTCCTATACCCTTGAGTTTCAAACCCCTTAGGAACATGCAATACATTGATCTTAGCTACAATTTGCTATCCGGGTCTATCCCGGATTGTATAGGTGAGTTCAAAAACTTGACTTATATAGACCTGTCCAATAACCAACTAGCAGGAAGAATTCCATTGTCCTTGTTCAGCCTTGTCAATCTTTTAGATTTGTCCTTGAGCTTTAACAAGCTCACAGGGATCATTCCAGACCAATTTGGAAGCCTGAAATCCTTAACAACTCTTCAGCTCAGCAGTAACCAGCTCACAGGACATGTTCCGCTATCCATATCAAGATTGCAGAACATTTGGTACCTTAATGTATCAAGAAATGGCCTATCTGATCCCTTACCAGCTATCCCTCCTAAGGGAATCCCTTCCCTTTTGTCCATAGACCTATCTTACAATAATCTCAGCCTTGGAAGTATTCCTGATTGGATCAGAACCAAGCAGCTCAAAGATGTCCATTTAGCAGGGTGTAAATTGAAGGGACCTCTCCCACATTTCAATAGACCTGACTCTTTGAACTCCATAGACCTATCAGACAATTACCTAGTTGGTGGCATTTCAAATTTCTTCACAAACATGTCTAGCTTACAAATGGTTAAGCTCTCAAACAACCAATTGAAGTTCGACATTTCTCAGATGAAAGCGCCAGAAGGGTTATCTTCCATAGACTTGCATGGAAATCAGCTAGTGGGTTCACTATCCACAATCCTAAATAACAGGACAACAAGTTCTTTGGAGGTTATAGATGTATCAAACAATTTCATTTCAGGTCGCATTCCGGAATTCATTGAAGGATCAAGCTTGAAGGTGCTAAACTTGGGGTGCAACCAGATATCAGGTTCATTGCCAGTTTCAATCTCAAATTTGATGGAACTAGAGAGATTGGATATTTCAAGGAATCACATATCAGGAAGCATCCCTACAGGTTTAGGTCAGTTGGTAAAACTGCAATGGCTTGACATATCCATAAATGGATTAACAGGACAAATTCCAAGTAGCCTGTCACAGATCAGTAATCTAAAGCATGCAAACTTCAGGGCAAACAGGCTATGTGGAGAGATACCACAGACAAGACCATTCAATATCTTTCCACCAGTTGCTTATGCCCACAATTCTTGTTTGTGTGGCAAGCCTTTACAGCCATGTAAGGGAAACCtacagaagaagaagataggtCAGTGA